The genomic window AGGTTCTGTGCCCTTTGGGGGTGGTGTGGAGTGGAGACGGGCATGACAAGACACTGGGGCGGGCTGACAAAACACCGAGGGGCCCCAACATTGTGTCTGTCCTCACCAGCTCTGACCCACACACCTCACATCCTTACCCCGGGGACCCTGGAGTCCGGCCGCCCCGGGAACCTGAactgctctgtgccctgggccTGCGAGCGGGGAATGCCCCCCATCTTCTCCTGGACGTCAGCCGCCTTCACCTCCCTGGGTCCCAGGACGCGCCTCTCCTCAGTGCTCACCCTCACCCCACGGCCCCAGGACCACGGCACCAACCTCACCTGTCAAGTGCAATTCCCTGCAATTGGTGTGATGGTGGAAAGGACCATCCAGCTCAATGTCACCTGTGAGTGGAGGGCCAGgagcacccaggtgcctgagGGGTGGGGCCAGGGCAGAGCTAGGCTGTGGTTTAACAGTGGGGTCTTGGTAGCTAAGCGGGAAGGGAATCCCTTTATCTGTGGCCCCGGGTCCTGGGGGAATGGCCCACCACCCACTCCTCCGTCGCCATGAATGCCGAGGCAGCCTCATCCTTCTGTCCAGATGCTCCACAGAACACGGCCATCAGGATCTTCCAAGGAAACAGAATAGGTAGGAAAGAACCTCTTTTCTCCGGGGCTGAGGTGAAACCCGGGCTCTGCCAGGACAGCCCTACTTGGCTCTCAAGCTTCTGCTGGCCAGGAACAGGCCTGAGACACATACAAGAAGCCGGACACTGAGTTCAGACAAAGGGAGCGGTGGGCCGGCCAGAGGCCTGCACAAACTTGGACTCCCTGAAGTTAATGTTTGTGCACCATATGTATCCCCTGTCTCAGCCCTCGGGCCTCCATCTGCTGGACGGTGGGGGCAGCTCCCGGGCAAACCATCCCGGTCTCGACTGCAGGCCTGCTGCCTGGACTCTGCCAGTCCCCTCCTCAGAACGAGTGTGGACATCACAAGAGGAGAGAGTCACCGGCCTCACCcaactcctctctccctctctgcatctctctcccCCAAAGCCCTAGAGACTCTGCAAAACACCTCGAACCTTCTCATCCGGGAGGGCCAGGACCTGCGGCTGCTCTGTGCTGCTGCCGGCAACCCCCCCGCCGAGCTGAGCTGGTTCCGGGGGTCCCCTGCCCTGAATGCCACCCCCGTGTACAGGACCCACATCCTGGAGCTGCCTCAAGTCGGGGCTGCGGAGGAAGGAGTCCTCACCTGCCGAGCTCAGAACTCGCTGGGCTCCCAGCacgtctccctgcttctctctgtggTCTGTGAGTGTGGGGacccccagggtggggggtgcGAGACGCCCGGAGCCTGGGGAGCAGAGGCGTCGctgaccctgcccctccccccccctgcAGGCCCCCCGCGGCTGCTCGGCCCCTCCTGCTCCTGGGAGGGCGAGGGGCTGGGCTGCACCTGCTCCGCCCGAGCCCGGCCGGCCCCCACCCTGAGCtggcggctgggggaggggctgctggaggggaacCACAGCGACGCCTCCTTGACCGTCACCTCCAGCTCTGAGGGGCCCTGGGCCAACAGCTCCCTGAGCCTCAGGGGGCCACTGGGCTCTGACCTCAGACTCAGCTGCGAGGCCCGGAATGAGGACGGGGCCCAGAGCACCGCTGTCCTGGTGCTGCAGCCAGGtctgggggctgtggggaggtggggtgggtggggggtgttaCCTGGAGGACTAGGAGCTTGGTCCTTGCACTACATCCCTTGCTAGGGAAGCTGTGACAAAGTCCCTCAAACTGGGCAGTTCAAACAATGGAGATTTACTGTCTCCCAGTTCTGGATAGAATCAAGGTGTCCACAGATCAGTTCCTTCTGAGACTGTGAGAACCTGTTCCAGCCTCCCCCTGGCTTCTGgtgtttgctggcaatctttgatGCTCCTCAGCTTGTGCAAGCATCACCCCTTCTCCGCCTTCACGTTTCCCTGGCACCCTCTTGGGTGCGCGTCTGTGTCCCCATTTTATgaggacactagtcatattgggTTAGGACCCACCCTAGCCATcccattttaacttgattacctttgTAAAGACCCTGTTGCAAGGAAAGTCACATTGTGAGGGTGGAGGGATGTACCAGAGGGCTGGGACTTCAGCATAGGAATTTGGCAGGGGACAAAATTCAGCCCCCAAGAGCTTCAGAGagatggggctggggcagggaggcacCTAGGGCCCCAAATGGAGCAGTTGTAGGCTTAAGATCTTTAGTCCTGAGGCTAGGGGAAGGGGCCGGTCCAGCGTGCACAGGGCAATGGAATGCCATGTGATGGGTGGCGGGGGGACACAGGATGTCATGTATTGGAACTGGAGCTTACACAGAACTCAAATTTTCTGCAGATAAGCCAGAACCCAGGGCCAGTGGCGTCCTGGGAGCCGTCGGGGGAGCGGGCATCATGACCCTgctattttctctctgcctttgtctcaTCTTCAGGTGAGAGTGGGCtccagggatggagggagaggccTGGAGTGGAAAGGGCATGAGGTCATGGAATCTTACAGAGCCCGAGCTAGAGGAACTCGGGCTGGTTGGAACTCCAAGAGCCAGGGAAGGAGGCTGCGTGGTGGAGTGAAGCATCCCGTAGCCAATCGGGCCAAACCTGGGttctcttcccagcccctggtCCGGCTCTTGGATTAGGGGAAGCACTTGGAGACTGGACCCACACCCACCTGCCTCCTTCTATGCTCTTTGTGGGATGCAGGGGATGGTCTGCCCGCTGCACGCCCCAAATAACCAGACTGAAAGTCCCGGGGCTGTTCCCTTAGAGTGAAGACCCTCAGGAAGAGAGCAGCCCAGCCAGTGCAAAtcatggatttgaacccagccgGTGACTCAGGCTCTGGGGTGAGTGACAGACCACGAGCTCCTATCCAGCCTATGCCTTTTGGAAGCCGCCCTCAGCGAATAATCGAGCATTTCCCTTTTTAACATCCAACACTTGCTCCAGTTCCAGTTTTAAATTATTGACTCAACTGCTCTAATCCTTGTGCTTCTGATGGAGTGGGGATATAATCCGGTTGCTCGTTGGGGGGTATTTATGCCTCCTATGTCAGAGTATTGCATTCCCCTGGACTATTAGCCTTTTTCTTGTGGCATTGGTTACCCAGAAGCGTAAGGGCCCAAGCTTAGCGTGGGTGAGACCCACTGAGTAGGGAAGTGGTGACTCGAGCCCTAGGGTAGAGACTGGGGCACCCCGAAGTCACATTTTGCACATCACTCCCATTTTGCATCCTTCAAATCTCCCACTGTCGATGGTAGATAAATATCAACCTCATTTATTATATGCACTTTACGTATAATAAAACGCACCCATTTGAATGTGAATTTTGACAAACGTGTTTGCCCTGTAACCGTGTTCTCGATCAAGATGTGGAACATTTCCagggcacctgagaggctcaggtggttaagcgtctgactcttggtttggctcagggcatgatctcacaattcatgggttcgagccccatgggttcgagccccgtgctatcagctgcttgggattctctgtctctctctttttctgcccctcccctgctctctctctagctctcaaaataaataaataaactaaaaagaaataaaccattaaaaaaaaagatgtagaacatttccatcatgtcCCTAAATTCCTTTGTTCCCCTGCCTGGTCAGTTCAACCTTTCCAGAAATCACTGATTTTTATCACTGTGGATTACTTTTGTCCCTTCTGGGActttatataaaaggaatcatgcaggggcacctgggtggctcagtcagtcatgtgtccgacttcggctcaggtcatgatcttgcagtttgtgagttctagccccgtgtcaggctctgtgctaacagcttggaacctggagcctggttcggattctgtgtcttcctctctctgcccctcccctgctcatgctccctctctgtctctcaatagtgaataaacattaaaaaaaaaccctaaaaacaaaaaaaggaatcatgcaatatttactaatttatctGGTTTCTATCACTTcatgaaaagacacaaaaatcctaAACATGTATTCCTTCCATAACAGAGCACCATTCATCAAAATAAGTATACTTGAAAACTGACAGAAcagcaaggagaaatagacataCTGGCAATCGTAGCTGATGATTTCAAACTCTTCTCTCCGTAACTGGTAGAACAAGTAcacacaaaatcttttttttaagtttatttatttacttcaaaagggagggagagcacaagcaggggaggggcagagagagagagagagagggagagagagaatcccaagcaagctccatgctgtcagcacagagcccaacatggggctcgagcccatgaactgtgagatcctgacctgagccgaaaccaagagttggacgcttaactgactgagccacccaggtgcgcccccccccccatatcattttaaaagtttagtttACGTAATTCCCTGTCTTGTTTCTCCTTGGTGGATCTTGGGGAACAGAACCCTTAACATGAGCTAAATCCCCATCTTGTCGTGAATCACGACatatatcttccatttctttaccttcaaattctcaatttttttcctttaagcgAACGTCTCTTGTAGTCAGTACAGTATAGTGGTTCAAAGCATGGACTCGAGCTGGACTCCTGCATTCAAATCCCATCTTTCCCTACGGACaaactgggtgaccttgggcaagtggcaGACACCTCCGTTTATTTTTGGTGACATGGGAATGTTAAGAGTATAGAGGGTAGTTACAAGAAGTGTCTAGAACAGTAGCTGGCACGGAGTAAGCACAGCATTCATTACTACAGTCAGAGTCGTTACCTCCTCTAGCAAATAAGTCCTAAGAGCGGTTTGTTTTATAGCTATTGTTTTATTCCCTCTTGTGTCCCCAGAGACCAGAGAAATGCCCAACAGTTTCCTCTTAATCCGAGAATTACTTCTCGTTTTGCCTCTCTCAGCGCCTGTGTGAgggcttgtttcttttttttttttttcttaagcttatttatttatttttgagagagaaagagagctagagcttgcaagtgggggaagagcgtagagagagggagagagtgagtcccaagcagcctctgcgctgtcagcaaggagccagatgcaaggctcgaactcacaaacttcgagatcgtgacctgagccgaaaccaagagctggacgcccaaccgactgagtaacccaggcgcccctgtgagaACTTGTTTCTTGCTGCTGTCGCCTGAGGGTGTCACGGGCAGGGAGCAGGTGTGGGCGAGGGTGTCTGGTTGCCATCTTGACTGCGGGAACTGACCTCTGCTCCACCTTCTAGAGCTTGTCCAGAAACGGGATATGTCATCCATGGCCTTGCTTCATATTTCTAAATGTCTCCTAACCCAGATGTAGAACTTGGAacgtatttgttttctatttgtttagtAATTGCCTCTCCTAGGAAACCATAAGCTGTGTGGTACCAGGATCTGTTATCTGCTTTCTTTGTCACCCCACGCACTGCACCTCACACACTGGCTGGACAAAGGACGGTACTATCATTGGAAAGAATTGGTTTTGAGTCTTGGCTCAATggtgcctttattttattttattttattttattttactttattttgagagagtgatcaggggaagggcagagagagagagggagggaaagaatcttaagcaggctctgtgctgagcacaaagcctgctgACACTGGGTTCcatctcaagaccctgagatcatgacctgagcccaaatcaagatccgatgcttaactgaccgagccacccaggagccccagtggtGCATTTATAGAGATAGGTGTCTTTAGgacaatgtatgtatataatctcTCTTAGCCTTGGTTTTACTATTTGTGTGATGAATGTGATAATAATATCTTCtcccagcctttaaaaaaaaaaaaagtagggacacctgggtggcccagttggttaagcacctgactttgactttggttcaggttgtggtctcacaggtcatgggttcaagcccctcactgagctctctgctgtcggtgtggagcccactgttcccttctgtctctgcccctcccctgctctcattccctcaaaactaaatacattaaaaaaaaaaaaacaaaaaaaatttaaaaacgtaATGCAGTT from Panthera tigris isolate Pti1 chromosome E2, P.tigris_Pti1_mat1.1, whole genome shotgun sequence includes these protein-coding regions:
- the LOC102955063 gene encoding sialic acid-binding Ig-like lectin 5 isoform X1; this encodes MPLWLLLLCGGPLLRVLGYQLELQESVTVQEGLCVHVRCRFFLPWFSFGFIPISWFQKGANVYYDPPVATNKPDRKLHERTQGRFFLLGDPQTKDCSLYITDVNMGDSGTYFLRVETHSYLYNMLSLNVTALTHTPHILTPGTLESGRPGNLNCSVPWACERGMPPIFSWTSAAFTSLGPRTRLSSVLTLTPRPQDHGTNLTCQVQFPAIGVMVERTIQLNVTYAPQNTAIRIFQGNRIALETLQNTSNLLIREGQDLRLLCAAAGNPPAELSWFRGSPALNATPVYRTHILELPQVGAAEEGVLTCRAQNSLGSQHVSLLLSVVCPPRLLGPSCSWEGEGLGCTCSARARPAPTLSWRLGEGLLEGNHSDASLTVTSSSEGPWANSSLSLRGPLGSDLRLSCEARNEDGAQSTAVLVLQPDKPEPRASGVLGAVGGAGIMTLLFSLCLCLIFRVKTLRKRAAQPVQIMDLNPAGDSGSGAHRHRVWTDIPADPPAPAGTSPISGEEQELHYAFLRFPKLKPREQEGINTEYSEIKTYK
- the LOC102955063 gene encoding sialic acid-binding Ig-like lectin 5 isoform X2 — its product is MPLWLLLLCGGPLLRVLGYQLELQESVTVQEGLCVHVRCRFFLPWFSFGFIPISWFQKGANVYYDPPVATNKPDRKLHERTQGRFFLLGDPQTKDCSLYITDVNMGDSGTYFLRVETHSYLYNMLSLNVTALTHTPHILTPGTLESGRPGNLNCSVPWACERGMPPIFSWTSAAFTSLGPRTRLSSVLTLTPRPQDHGTNLTCQVQFPAIGVMVERTIQLNVTSLETLQNTSNLLIREGQDLRLLCAAAGNPPAELSWFRGSPALNATPVYRTHILELPQVGAAEEGVLTCRAQNSLGSQHVSLLLSVVCPPRLLGPSCSWEGEGLGCTCSARARPAPTLSWRLGEGLLEGNHSDASLTVTSSSEGPWANSSLSLRGPLGSDLRLSCEARNEDGAQSTAVLVLQPDKPEPRASGVLGAVGGAGIMTLLFSLCLCLIFRVKTLRKRAAQPVQIMDLNPAGDSGSGAHRHRVWTDIPADPPAPAGTSPISGEEQELHYAFLRFPKLKPREQEGINTEYSEIKTYK